A single genomic interval of Mycolicibacterium sp. MU0053 harbors:
- a CDS encoding VOC family protein — protein MLKIGSAQLWVHDQDVACTFWTEKVGMEVRQDVSFPEMEGFRWLTVGPPGQDDVSIVLMAVPGPPMMDDATQRQLLDLVAMGFAGTVFLTTDDCHAAYRELSGRGVEFTEAPFDTPYGVDSGFRDPSGNSVRLTQLAELPTG, from the coding sequence ATGTTGAAAATCGGAAGCGCCCAGCTTTGGGTCCACGACCAAGATGTCGCCTGCACGTTCTGGACCGAGAAGGTCGGAATGGAAGTGCGCCAGGATGTTTCATTTCCGGAGATGGAGGGGTTCCGCTGGCTGACCGTCGGCCCGCCGGGTCAGGACGACGTGAGCATCGTGCTGATGGCCGTGCCCGGTCCCCCGATGATGGACGACGCCACCCAGCGCCAACTGCTCGACCTCGTCGCGATGGGGTTCGCCGGCACGGTGTTCCTCACCACCGACGACTGCCACGCCGCATACCGGGAACTCAGCGGACGGGGCGTCGAATTCACCGAGGCACCCTTCGATACGCCCTACGGCGTCGATTCGGGCTTCCGGGACCCGTCGGGCAACAGCGTGCGCCTGACCCAGCTCGCCGAGCTGCCAACCGGCTGA
- a CDS encoding bifunctional RNase H/acid phosphatase, producing MKVLVEADGGSRGNPGPAGFGAVVFSADRSVVLAESKAAIGVTTNNVAEYRGLIAGLTEAASLGATEVSVAMDSKLVVEQMSGRWKVKHPGLIELHREARGVAAQFDRVDYRWIARAENSHADRLANEAMDAAAQLAGEARPAAAEAKSAPQEKLAAPGWTGASGTPTRLLLLRHGQTELSVQRRYSGRGNPELTALGRRQAEAAAGYLARKGGVAAVISSPLQRAHDTAAASAKALGLEVSVDEDLIETDFGRWEGLTFGEAGSADPDLHGRWLRDTSVTPPGGESFDDVHARVRRARNRIIAEHGGATVLVVSHVTPIKTLLRMALDAGPTILYRLHLDLASLSIAEFYPDGLASVRLVNDTSYH from the coding sequence ATGAAGGTTCTCGTCGAGGCCGACGGCGGCTCCCGCGGCAACCCCGGCCCCGCCGGGTTCGGCGCGGTGGTGTTCTCGGCGGACCGCTCCGTCGTGCTCGCCGAGAGCAAGGCCGCGATCGGCGTGACCACCAACAACGTCGCCGAGTACCGCGGCCTGATCGCGGGACTGACGGAGGCGGCGAGCCTCGGGGCCACCGAGGTGTCGGTGGCAATGGACTCCAAGCTCGTCGTGGAGCAGATGTCGGGGCGGTGGAAGGTCAAGCACCCCGGCCTGATCGAGCTGCACCGGGAGGCCCGCGGGGTGGCCGCACAGTTCGACCGGGTCGACTACCGCTGGATTGCGCGCGCCGAGAACTCCCACGCGGACCGATTGGCCAACGAGGCCATGGACGCCGCGGCCCAGCTCGCGGGCGAAGCCAGACCGGCTGCCGCGGAAGCGAAGTCCGCGCCGCAGGAGAAGTTGGCGGCGCCCGGGTGGACGGGGGCCAGCGGCACCCCGACCCGGCTGCTGCTGCTGCGCCACGGTCAGACCGAGTTGTCGGTCCAGCGTCGCTACTCCGGACGGGGAAATCCCGAACTCACCGCGCTGGGCCGCCGGCAGGCCGAGGCCGCGGCGGGCTACCTGGCGCGCAAGGGTGGCGTCGCGGCGGTGATCTCCTCACCGCTGCAACGCGCCCACGACACCGCGGCCGCCTCGGCGAAGGCGCTCGGGCTCGAAGTCAGCGTCGATGAGGACCTCATCGAGACGGACTTCGGCCGCTGGGAGGGCCTGACGTTCGGCGAGGCCGGCAGCGCGGATCCGGACCTGCACGGCCGGTGGCTGCGCGACACCAGCGTCACCCCGCCCGGCGGGGAGAGCTTCGACGACGTGCATGCCCGGGTGCGCCGGGCGCGCAACCGCATCATCGCCGAGCACGGCGGTGCCACGGTGCTGGTGGTCTCCCATGTCACGCCGATCAAGACGCTGCTGCGGATGGCGCTCGATGCCGGGCCGACGATCCTGTACCGGTTGCACCTGGACCTGGCGTCGCTGTCGATCGCGGAGTTCTACCCCGACGGGCTGGCCTCCGTGCGGCTGGTCAACGACACGTCGTATCACTGA
- a CDS encoding oxygenase MpaB family protein gives MQRPTRVVDLLNPAAALLPAANVIMQLALPGVGYGVLESPVDSGNVYKHPFKRARTTGTYLAVATMGTEDDRKLIRDAVDTAHAQVRSTTSSPVRYNAFDPKLQLWVAACLYRYYIDQHEFLYGPLDDEAADAVYQDARRLGTTLQVRADMWPADRLAFDEYWKRSLDELNIDPPVREHLRGVASMAFLPWPVRATAGRFNLFATTGFLPPEFRAMMRLSWGSAAQRRFEWLLAALRLADRLIPHRAWILGYELYLWDMRARARRGQRIV, from the coding sequence GTGCAGCGGCCGACGCGGGTCGTCGACCTGCTCAACCCGGCAGCGGCGCTGCTGCCGGCGGCCAACGTGATCATGCAGCTGGCGCTGCCGGGTGTCGGCTACGGCGTCCTGGAGAGCCCGGTGGACAGCGGCAACGTCTACAAGCACCCGTTCAAACGCGCCCGCACCACCGGCACCTACCTGGCGGTCGCGACCATGGGCACCGAGGACGACCGGAAACTGATCCGCGACGCCGTGGACACCGCGCACGCGCAGGTCCGCTCGACGACGTCATCTCCGGTGCGCTACAACGCTTTTGACCCCAAACTACAGCTGTGGGTGGCGGCGTGTCTGTATCGCTATTACATCGACCAGCACGAGTTTCTGTACGGGCCCCTCGACGACGAGGCGGCCGACGCGGTCTATCAGGACGCCCGCCGGCTGGGCACCACGCTGCAGGTGCGCGCGGACATGTGGCCCGCCGACCGGCTGGCCTTCGACGAGTACTGGAAGCGCAGCCTGGACGAGCTGAACATCGACCCACCGGTGCGCGAACATCTGCGTGGGGTGGCCTCGATGGCGTTCCTGCCGTGGCCGGTGCGCGCCACCGCGGGCCGGTTCAACCTGTTCGCCACGACGGGATTCCTGCCGCCGGAGTTCCGCGCGATGATGCGACTGTCCTGGGGATCGGCGGCGCAACGCCGATTCGAGTGGCTGTTGGCGGCGCTGCGGCTGGCCGACCGGCTGATCCCGCACCGGGCCTGGATCCTGGGCTACGAGCTCTATCTCTGGGACATGCGGGCCCGGGCCCGCCGCGGCCAGCGGATCGTCTAG
- a CDS encoding class I SAM-dependent methyltransferase, which produces MESTDTQQMWEDRYAESERIWSGRPNARLVEVVSDLPTGTALELGCGEGGDTVWLAQRGWQVVAVDIANTALQRAAEALTAAGDDLATRVRFERHDLTVSFPQGSYDLVTAHFLHSPHGWDRNPLMRRAAAAVAPGGRLLIVDHAEAPPWSERIHDHEFPSAEAVVAGMELDPAQWERERVERAEWEGTGPDGRPGSLVDNVIVLRRR; this is translated from the coding sequence ATGGAAAGCACTGACACACAGCAGATGTGGGAAGACCGCTACGCGGAGTCGGAGCGGATTTGGAGCGGACGCCCGAATGCTCGGCTGGTCGAGGTGGTCTCCGACCTGCCGACCGGCACCGCGCTCGAGTTGGGCTGCGGGGAGGGCGGCGACACGGTGTGGCTGGCCCAGCGTGGCTGGCAGGTTGTCGCCGTCGACATCGCCAACACCGCCCTGCAGCGCGCGGCCGAGGCGCTGACGGCTGCCGGCGACGACCTGGCGACGCGCGTGCGGTTCGAACGGCACGACCTGACGGTCTCGTTTCCCCAGGGGTCCTACGACCTGGTGACGGCGCACTTTCTGCACTCGCCGCACGGGTGGGACCGGAATCCGCTGATGCGACGCGCCGCTGCGGCCGTCGCCCCCGGCGGCAGGCTGCTCATCGTCGACCACGCCGAGGCGCCACCGTGGTCCGAACGGATCCACGATCACGAGTTTCCCAGCGCGGAGGCGGTGGTGGCGGGCATGGAACTGGATCCGGCCCAATGGGAGCGCGAGCGGGTGGAACGCGCCGAGTGGGAGGGCACGGGTCCCGACGGTCGGCCGGGCAGTCTGGTGGACAACGTGATCGTGCTGCGTCGTCGCTGA
- a CDS encoding helix-turn-helix transcriptional regulator: MLPPARYLMRAKDFVDARYADPITVTDLAAAAGLSRAHFSRMFTRTFGESPSAYLQSRRLERAAALLRYTDRSVADICAMVGFSSVGSFTTTFARVYGRPPAAYRASLPAAAAYARVPSCILRQHTRKTAHQEKTRHASAS, from the coding sequence ATGTTGCCGCCCGCGCGCTACCTGATGCGCGCCAAGGACTTCGTCGACGCCCGGTACGCCGACCCGATCACCGTGACCGATCTCGCCGCCGCGGCCGGCCTGTCGCGGGCCCATTTCAGCCGGATGTTCACCCGCACATTCGGCGAATCGCCGAGCGCGTATCTGCAGTCGCGCCGCTTGGAGCGGGCCGCCGCACTGCTGCGCTACACCGACCGCTCGGTGGCCGACATCTGCGCAATGGTCGGCTTCTCCAGCGTCGGGTCGTTCACCACGACCTTCGCCCGGGTCTACGGCAGACCGCCGGCGGCGTACCGCGCGAGCCTGCCCGCTGCCGCGGCCTACGCCCGGGTGCCCAGTTGCATACTGCGCCAGCACACCCGCAAGACAGCACACCAGGAGAAGACGCGGCACGCGTCCGCGTCGTAG
- a CDS encoding low molecular weight protein-tyrosine-phosphatase, producing the protein MSDRVHVTFVCSGNICRSPMAEKMFAHQIADRGLAERVRVSSAGTGGWHAGDAADSRARKVLEAHGYPSDHVAAQVGDDHLAADLVIALGRNHMRLLTQLGVEPERVRMLRSFDPRSARHPLDVEDPYYGGMTDFEDVFTVIEAALPGLHGWIDDRLEGHAP; encoded by the coding sequence GTGTCTGATCGCGTGCACGTCACCTTCGTCTGCTCGGGCAACATCTGTCGCTCGCCGATGGCCGAGAAGATGTTCGCCCACCAGATCGCGGACCGCGGCCTGGCCGAGCGGGTACGGGTGAGCAGCGCCGGCACCGGCGGCTGGCATGCCGGCGACGCAGCCGACTCCCGCGCCCGGAAGGTGCTCGAGGCGCACGGCTACCCCAGCGACCATGTGGCCGCCCAGGTCGGCGATGACCACTTGGCGGCCGACCTGGTGATCGCGCTCGGCCGCAACCACATGCGGCTGCTGACGCAACTCGGCGTCGAACCGGAACGGGTCAGGATGCTGCGGTCGTTCGATCCCCGCTCGGCCCGGCATCCCCTGGACGTCGAGGATCCCTACTACGGCGGCATGACCGACTTCGAGGACGTGTTCACGGTCATCGAGGCGGCCCTGCCCGGTTTGCACGGCTGGATCGACGACAGGTTGGAAGGCCACGCGCCGTGA
- a CDS encoding VOC family protein → MAFPTIAHVAVTVRDLSVSVPWYRALFEAEPALDEDTEGGFHHVVWALDGGTLFGIHQHGAAPVEEKFSEFRVGLDHIGFGVASRAELQTWASRLDELGVAHGGIVDAHYGSGLSFRDPDGIALELFAPPG, encoded by the coding sequence ATGGCATTTCCCACGATCGCCCACGTCGCTGTGACCGTTCGCGACCTGTCCGTCAGCGTCCCGTGGTACCGCGCCCTGTTCGAGGCCGAGCCCGCGCTCGACGAGGACACCGAGGGCGGCTTCCACCACGTGGTCTGGGCGCTGGACGGCGGGACCCTGTTCGGCATCCATCAGCACGGCGCCGCCCCGGTCGAGGAGAAGTTCAGCGAGTTTCGGGTCGGCCTCGACCACATCGGGTTCGGGGTCGCATCGCGGGCAGAACTGCAGACCTGGGCGTCGCGCCTCGACGAACTCGGGGTGGCGCACGGCGGCATCGTCGACGCGCATTACGGCTCGGGGCTGAGTTTCCGCGATCCCGATGGCATCGCTTTGGAGCTCTTCGCGCCGCCGGGCTGA
- a CDS encoding Nif3-like dinuclear metal center hexameric protein encodes MSVRLGEVMAVLDAAYPPELARSWDSVGLVCGDPDEPVDSVTVAVDATAAVVDEVPARGLLLAHHPLLLRGVDTVAASTPKGALLHRLIRTGRSLFTAHTNADAAAPGVSDALAQTLGLTVEDVLEPAPGGADLDKWVIFVPGESAEAVRTAVFAAGAGQIGDYSCCSWSVTGTGQFLPHEGAAPAVGAVGSVERLPEDRIEVIAPAGIRGRVLAAMRAAHPYEEPAFDVFSLASLPAGVGIGRIATLPAPMPLGEFVARIGAALPTTTWGVRATGEPDLAVSRVAVCGGAGDGLLDRAAGAGVQAYVTADLRHHPADEHTRRSGVALVDVAHWASEYPWCAQAAGLLAAEFGDALPVRVSDIRTDPWTLGVN; translated from the coding sequence GTGAGTGTGCGCTTGGGTGAGGTCATGGCGGTGCTGGACGCCGCTTATCCGCCGGAGCTGGCGCGGTCCTGGGATTCGGTTGGTCTGGTCTGCGGCGATCCGGACGAGCCCGTCGACTCGGTCACCGTCGCGGTCGATGCGACGGCCGCCGTCGTCGACGAGGTGCCCGCGCGGGGGCTGCTGCTGGCGCACCACCCGCTGCTGTTGCGCGGGGTGGACACCGTGGCCGCAAGCACCCCCAAGGGTGCGCTGCTGCACCGGCTGATTCGCACGGGCCGGTCCCTGTTCACCGCCCACACGAATGCCGACGCGGCAGCGCCCGGGGTCTCCGACGCCTTGGCGCAGACCCTCGGGTTGACCGTCGAGGACGTGCTGGAGCCCGCGCCCGGCGGAGCCGATCTGGACAAGTGGGTGATCTTCGTGCCCGGTGAATCCGCCGAGGCCGTCCGCACGGCGGTGTTCGCGGCCGGGGCCGGCCAGATCGGCGACTACTCGTGCTGCAGCTGGAGCGTCACCGGCACCGGCCAGTTCCTGCCGCACGAGGGCGCCGCACCGGCCGTCGGCGCGGTCGGGAGCGTCGAGCGGTTGCCCGAGGACCGCATCGAGGTGATCGCGCCCGCCGGTATCCGGGGCCGGGTGCTCGCGGCGATGCGCGCGGCCCATCCCTACGAGGAACCGGCCTTCGACGTCTTCTCGCTGGCGTCGTTGCCGGCCGGCGTGGGGATCGGCCGGATCGCGACGCTGCCGGCGCCGATGCCGTTGGGCGAGTTCGTCGCCCGGATCGGCGCGGCGCTGCCCACCACCACCTGGGGCGTGCGGGCCACCGGCGAGCCGGACCTTGCGGTGTCTCGGGTGGCGGTGTGCGGAGGCGCGGGGGACGGACTGCTCGACCGGGCCGCCGGTGCCGGGGTGCAGGCCTACGTGACCGCCGATCTGCGCCATCATCCCGCCGACGAACACACCCGCCGATCCGGGGTGGCCCTCGTCGACGTGGCGCATTGGGCCAGCGAGTACCCGTGGTGCGCGCAGGCGGCCGGACTGTTGGCGGCCGAATTCGGCGACGCGCTGCCAGTACGGGTCAGTGATATTCGGACCGACCCTTGGACACTGGGAGTGAACTGA
- a CDS encoding HAD-IA family hydrolase has translation MTELAPTLLTTEQPQLVIFDLDGTLTDSAEGIVASFCHALEQVGAPVPAGDLVSRIIGPPMHHTFAAMGLGERTDAAIAAYRADYVSRGWSMNTPFTGVEELLIDLRAADVRMAVATSKAEPTAQRILTHFGLDGYFEVIAGASPDGIRALKADVVAHALAQLTPLPERVLMVGDRLHDVEGAAAHGIDTVVVGWGYGRDDFTPEAPAPQLVDDVAALREVLGV, from the coding sequence GTGACCGAACTGGCCCCTACCCTGCTGACCACTGAACAACCCCAACTGGTGATCTTCGACCTCGACGGCACCCTCACCGACTCCGCCGAGGGCATCGTCGCGAGCTTCTGCCACGCATTGGAGCAGGTCGGAGCCCCCGTACCGGCCGGTGACCTGGTCAGCCGGATCATCGGACCACCCATGCATCACACCTTCGCCGCGATGGGTCTGGGCGAGCGCACCGACGCGGCGATCGCGGCCTACCGGGCCGACTACGTCTCGCGCGGCTGGTCGATGAACACCCCGTTCACCGGGGTCGAGGAGCTGCTGATCGACCTGCGGGCCGCCGACGTGCGGATGGCCGTCGCCACCTCGAAGGCCGAGCCCACCGCGCAGCGCATCCTGACGCACTTCGGACTCGACGGATACTTCGAGGTCATCGCCGGGGCCAGCCCCGACGGGATCCGCGCGCTCAAGGCCGATGTGGTGGCCCACGCGCTGGCCCAGCTCACCCCGTTGCCCGAGCGCGTGCTCATGGTCGGTGACCGCCTGCACGACGTCGAGGGCGCCGCCGCGCATGGCATCGACACCGTGGTCGTCGGCTGGGGGTACGGACGCGACGACTTCACTCCCGAGGCGCCGGCGCCGCAGCTGGTCGACGACGTGGCCGCGTTACGCGAGGTGCTCGGTGTCTGA
- a CDS encoding cobalamin biosynthesis protein, which produces MIPPRTRARAAGVLLGYLADLLLADPRRYHPVAGFGTVAAGAERLTHRDSRAAGAAHVALLLGGLGAAAALAARAGDRAGPVWSTTAVAAATWVALGGTSLSRTGTAMAGLLEADDVAGARALLPALCGRDPQFLDTDGIARAALESVAENTSDATVAPLLWAAAGGAPGALVYRGINTLDSMIGHRSPRYLRFGWAAARIDDVANYLGARLAGVLTVACAPLVGGSATGALRAWRRDARRHPSPNAGVVEAAFAGALGVQLGGPTRYRHELQLRPTLGAGPDPAAADLRRGVVLSRWVQAGAAVTAAGLVAALSGVGRNGRRACPRP; this is translated from the coding sequence ATGATTCCGCCCAGAACCCGGGCGCGGGCCGCCGGTGTTCTCCTCGGATACCTCGCCGACCTGCTGCTCGCCGATCCGCGTCGATACCACCCGGTCGCCGGGTTCGGCACCGTGGCCGCCGGTGCGGAACGGCTCACCCATCGCGACAGCCGGGCTGCCGGCGCCGCGCACGTCGCGCTGTTGCTCGGCGGGCTCGGTGCCGCGGCGGCGTTGGCGGCGCGCGCGGGCGACCGCGCGGGGCCGGTCTGGTCGACGACCGCAGTGGCCGCCGCGACCTGGGTCGCGCTGGGCGGAACGTCGTTGTCGCGCACCGGAACCGCGATGGCCGGCCTGCTCGAGGCCGACGACGTGGCCGGCGCCCGAGCGCTGCTGCCCGCGCTGTGCGGGCGCGATCCGCAGTTCCTCGACACCGACGGGATCGCCCGCGCGGCACTGGAATCGGTGGCCGAGAACACCTCGGACGCCACGGTGGCACCGCTGCTGTGGGCCGCGGCCGGGGGAGCGCCGGGCGCGCTGGTCTACCGCGGCATCAACACCTTGGACTCGATGATCGGGCACCGCTCTCCCCGCTACCTGCGATTCGGTTGGGCCGCAGCGCGAATCGACGACGTCGCGAACTATCTGGGGGCGCGCCTCGCGGGCGTCCTGACGGTGGCCTGCGCCCCGTTGGTCGGCGGCTCGGCGACCGGCGCGTTGCGCGCGTGGCGACGCGATGCGCGGCGCCATCCCAGTCCGAATGCCGGGGTGGTGGAGGCGGCGTTCGCGGGAGCGCTCGGGGTGCAACTCGGCGGGCCCACCCGGTACCGCCACGAACTGCAGCTGCGGCCCACCCTCGGGGCCGGGCCCGACCCCGCCGCCGCGGACCTGCGCCGCGGGGTGGTGTTGTCGCGGTGGGTTCAGGCCGGGGCCGCGGTGACCGCGGCGGGGCTGGTCGCGGCGCTCAGCGGCGTCGGCCGTAACGGTCGGCGAGCTTGTCCTCGACCGTGA
- a CDS encoding SURF1 family protein translates to MKWPSWLRPGWIVLAIVALAFAYLCFTVLAPWQLNKNSQNSREMDQISRAVQEDPVPLRTFLPHQDSEAHEAQWRRVTATGHYLADKQILARLRVIDGEASYEVLNPFVVKDGPTVLINRGWVRPVQGTGMPQIEPAPTGEVTITARLRDSENAPPDRAPLDEDGVQQVYAIDTAQLAPMFGVPLTGSYLQLTPEQPGALSVRDLPHLDAGPFLSYGIQWIAFGILAPIGLGYFVYTEVKARRRERPAPTPEGSAPPPVTVEDKLADRYGRRR, encoded by the coding sequence GTGAAGTGGCCGTCCTGGTTGCGACCCGGCTGGATCGTGCTGGCGATCGTGGCCCTGGCCTTCGCCTACCTGTGCTTCACGGTGCTGGCCCCGTGGCAGCTCAACAAGAACTCCCAGAATTCACGGGAGATGGACCAGATCAGCAGAGCGGTCCAGGAGGATCCGGTACCGCTGCGGACCTTTCTGCCGCATCAGGATTCCGAGGCGCACGAGGCGCAGTGGCGGCGCGTCACGGCGACCGGACATTACCTGGCCGACAAACAGATCCTGGCGCGGTTGCGGGTGATCGACGGCGAGGCGTCCTACGAGGTGCTGAACCCGTTCGTCGTGAAAGACGGGCCGACGGTGTTGATCAACCGCGGCTGGGTGCGGCCCGTGCAGGGCACCGGGATGCCGCAGATCGAACCGGCTCCGACCGGTGAGGTCACCATCACGGCACGGCTGCGCGACAGCGAAAATGCGCCGCCGGACCGGGCCCCGCTGGACGAAGACGGGGTGCAGCAGGTCTACGCCATCGACACCGCACAGCTGGCGCCAATGTTCGGCGTCCCGTTGACCGGCTCGTATCTGCAGCTGACCCCCGAGCAACCCGGTGCGCTGAGCGTTCGCGATCTGCCGCACCTGGATGCCGGACCGTTCCTGTCCTACGGCATCCAGTGGATCGCGTTCGGAATTCTGGCCCCGATCGGACTCGGCTACTTCGTCTACACCGAGGTCAAGGCCCGGCGCCGGGAGCGTCCGGCACCGACCCCCGAGGGCAGCGCGCCGCCGCCGGTCACGGTCGAGGACAAGCTCGCCGACCGTTACGGCCGACGCCGCTGA
- a CDS encoding HNH endonuclease, with protein MFEGVVEVGPGADEAALVAHIGELETLKARATAAQARATAALAQRRAAAEVERGVPAARRGRGLASEVALARRDSPARGNQHLGFAKALVFEMPHTLAALEQGLLSEWRATLIVRESACLDVEDRRVLDAELCADAAALVGRGDARIVAEAKAIAYRLDPHAVVDRAAKAASERTVTIRPAPDTMTYLTALLPVAQGVSVYAALKREADVCCDGRSRGQAMADSLIERVTGQPAEAAASIAVNLVLTDETLLAGGADPARVAGYGPIPAAVARTLVRAAVEDERSRATLRRLYKHPVSGALVAMESRSRNFPKGLAEFIRLRDDTCRTPYCDAPIRHTDHVTPNVRGGATSAANGQGLCEACNYAKEADGWRVSAWADENGQHSTEFTTPTGHRYRSTAPPVLPGSPPTETSELERHTRLLLCDLHAA; from the coding sequence ATGTTCGAAGGAGTGGTGGAGGTGGGGCCCGGCGCCGATGAGGCGGCGTTGGTGGCGCATATCGGCGAGTTGGAGACGTTGAAGGCGCGCGCGACCGCGGCGCAGGCGCGGGCGACGGCCGCGTTGGCGCAGCGCAGGGCCGCCGCGGAGGTCGAGCGCGGGGTGCCGGCGGCGCGGCGGGGTCGTGGGTTGGCCTCGGAGGTGGCGTTGGCGCGGCGGGATTCCCCGGCGCGCGGTAATCAGCATCTGGGGTTCGCGAAGGCGTTGGTGTTCGAGATGCCGCATACGTTGGCGGCTCTGGAGCAGGGGCTGCTCTCGGAGTGGCGGGCGACGTTGATCGTGCGGGAATCGGCGTGTCTGGATGTCGAGGATCGCCGCGTCCTGGACGCCGAGTTGTGCGCCGATGCGGCGGCCTTGGTCGGTCGGGGCGACGCGCGGATTGTCGCGGAGGCCAAGGCGATCGCGTATCGGCTGGACCCGCACGCCGTGGTGGACCGCGCCGCCAAGGCCGCGTCGGAGCGCACCGTGACCATCCGGCCGGCCCCGGACACCATGACCTACCTGACCGCGCTGCTGCCGGTGGCCCAGGGCGTCTCCGTCTACGCCGCGCTCAAGCGCGAGGCCGACGTGTGCTGTGATGGTCGCTCCCGCGGCCAGGCCATGGCCGACTCCCTGATCGAGCGGGTCACCGGCCAACCGGCGGAGGCTGCCGCTTCGATCGCGGTCAACTTGGTGCTGACCGACGAGACGCTGCTCGCCGGCGGTGCTGACCCGGCGCGGGTGGCCGGATACGGGCCCATCCCGGCTGCGGTGGCGCGCACCCTGGTGCGGGCGGCTGTGGAGGATGAGCGCTCCCGGGCAACGCTGCGTCGGCTTTACAAGCATCCGGTGTCGGGGGCGTTGGTGGCCATGGAGTCGAGGTCGCGGAACTTCCCGAAGGGTTTAGCCGAGTTCATTCGGCTTCGCGACGACACGTGCCGGACGCCGTACTGCGATGCGCCGATCCGGCATACCGACCACGTGACACCGAATGTCCGCGGCGGCGCGACCTCGGCCGCCAACGGGCAGGGGCTGTGCGAGGCGTGCAACTACGCCAAGGAAGCCGACGGTTGGCGGGTCAGCGCCTGGGCCGACGAGAATGGTCAGCACAGCACGGAATTCACCACACCCACCGGGCATCGCTATCGATCCACGGCCCCGCCGGTGCTGCCGGGTTCGCCGCCGACCGAGACCAGCGAGCTGGAGCGTCACACCAGGCTGCTGCTGTGTGACCTGCACGCCGCGTGA
- a CDS encoding helix-turn-helix domain-containing protein: MSAKPDDDVDLRVRRRLRELRTQQSLTLEDVASRAQIDISTLSRLESGKRRLALDHLPRLAAALSVSTDDLLREPEQHDPRVRGTPQTHDGVTFWPLTRHGPAAGLHAFKIRVSARRRTPPAELPVHEGQDWMYVLSGRMRLILGERDFTITAGEAVEFSTWTPHWFGAVDGPVEAITILGPHGERIHLQD, encoded by the coding sequence ATGTCGGCAAAACCGGACGATGACGTCGATCTGCGGGTGCGCCGCCGACTGCGCGAACTGCGCACCCAACAAAGCCTGACCCTCGAGGACGTGGCCTCCCGGGCCCAGATCGACATCTCGACGCTGAGTCGGCTGGAATCCGGCAAACGCCGCCTCGCGCTGGACCATCTCCCCCGCCTGGCCGCGGCCCTGTCGGTCAGCACCGACGACCTGCTGCGCGAACCCGAACAGCACGACCCCCGGGTGCGCGGCACGCCGCAGACCCACGACGGCGTGACGTTCTGGCCGCTGACCCGGCACGGTCCCGCGGCCGGACTGCACGCGTTCAAGATCCGGGTCAGTGCGCGACGACGCACCCCGCCGGCCGAACTCCCGGTGCACGAGGGTCAGGACTGGATGTATGTGCTGTCGGGTCGGATGCGGCTGATCCTCGGCGAGCGGGATTTCACCATCACCGCGGGCGAGGCCGTCGAGTTCAGCACGTGGACGCCGCACTGGTTCGGGGCGGTCGACGGGCCGGTGGAAGCCATCACCATCCTGGGTCCGCACGGTGAGCGCATCCACCTGCAGGATTGA
- a CDS encoding zinc ribbon domain-containing protein produces the protein MKADAWQQRSLLEISELDAELARIAYRAGHLPEQQRFQEVEAEQQAARDRVAVLQIAAEDIDAQVARLESEIDGVRQREDRDRVLLASPDTSSKQLTELQHELETLQRRQSSLEDSLLEVMERREDLERQIAEESAGIEKLDADLAEVRRERDAVLAEIENTRTERTQRRETLTAGIDPALLALYEQQRAKAGIGAGALQGRQCGACSIEIDRGEIARITAAAEDEVLRCPECNTILLRVKR, from the coding sequence ATGAAAGCCGACGCCTGGCAACAGCGTTCGTTACTCGAAATCTCGGAGCTGGACGCCGAATTGGCCCGGATCGCGTACCGCGCCGGCCACCTGCCCGAGCAGCAGCGGTTCCAAGAAGTGGAGGCCGAGCAGCAGGCGGCCCGCGACCGGGTGGCGGTGCTGCAGATCGCCGCCGAGGACATCGACGCCCAAGTGGCGCGGCTGGAATCCGAGATCGACGGGGTGCGCCAGCGCGAGGACCGGGACCGCGTCCTGCTCGCTTCGCCCGACACATCCTCGAAGCAGCTCACCGAACTGCAGCACGAGTTGGAGACCCTGCAGCGCCGGCAGTCGTCGTTGGAGGACTCGCTGTTGGAGGTCATGGAACGCCGCGAGGATCTCGAACGGCAGATCGCCGAGGAGTCGGCCGGCATCGAGAAGCTCGACGCGGACCTGGCGGAGGTGCGCCGCGAGCGCGACGCCGTCTTGGCTGAGATCGAGAACACCCGCACCGAACGCACACAGCGCCGGGAAACCCTTACCGCCGGCATCGATCCCGCACTGTTGGCGCTCTACGAGCAGCAGCGCGCCAAGGCGGGTATCGGCGCCGGTGCGCTGCAGGGCAGGCAGTGCGGCGCCTGCAGCATCGAGATCGACCGCGGCGAGATCGCGCGGATCACGGCCGCGGCCGAGGACGAGGTGCTGCGCTGCCCCGAGTGCAACACGATTCTGTTGCGGGTCAAGCGATGA